From Glycine soja cultivar W05 chromosome 4, ASM419377v2, whole genome shotgun sequence, the proteins below share one genomic window:
- the LOC114408220 gene encoding uncharacterized protein LOC114408220, whose product MPLAPDPSYGRSFIWITACFLFICVLAGGGCLVEYMVFPESEVPPWMPLLGFTLICLPWAFWLLTFLYRVLSRCCGCRFGFGGGCGGDGGRDGASAPRDANVEANNNGINRTLSLASHQSQMPLAKSMA is encoded by the coding sequence ATGCCTTTGGCGCCTGATCCGAGTTATGGGCGCAGCTTCATATGGATCACCGCGTGTTTCTTGTTCATCTGCGTCCTGGCTGGAGGAGGGTGCCTTGTGGAATACATGGTTTTTCCCGAGTCAGAAGTTCCACCTTGGATGCCCCTTCTAGGGTTCACGTTGATTTGTCTACCCTGGGCTTTTTGGCTTCTCACATTCTTGTACCGAGTTCTCTCGCGGTGTTGTGGATGTAGATTTGGGTTTGGAGGTGGCTGTGGCGGTGACGGTGGCCGTGATGGTGCAAGTGCACCTAGGGATGCAAATGTGGAAGCAAATAATAATGGTATAAATAGGACGTTATCTCTTGCTTCACATCAGAGTCAAATGCCATTGGCAAAGTCAATGGCCTAG
- the LOC114410073 gene encoding DNA polymerase delta catalytic subunit isoform X1 — translation MSNNASRKRAPPHPSQPPPAKQALMTQEEEFMDEDVFINETLVSEDEESLILRDIEQRQALANRLSKWTRPPLSAGYVAQSRSVLFQQLEIDYVIGESHRELLPNSSGPVAIIRIFGVTKEGHSVCCNVHGFEPYFYICCPPGMGPDDISHFHQTLEGRMREANRNSNVGKFVRRIEMVQRRSIMYYQQSNSQPFLKIVVALPTMVASCRGILDRGIQLDGLGMKSFLTYESNVLFALRFMIDCNIVGGNWIEIPAGKYKKTAKSLSYCQLEFDCLYSELISHAPEGEYSKMAPFRILSFDIECAGRKGHFPEPTHDPVIQIANLVTLQGEDQPFIRNVMTLKSCSPIVGVDVMPFETEREVLLAWRDFIREVDPDIIIGYNICKFDLPYLIERALNLKIAEFPILGRIRNSRVRVKDTTFSSRQYGTRESKEVAVEGRVQFDLLQVMQRDYKLSSYSLNSVSSHFLSEQKEDVHHSIISDLQNGNAETRRRLAVYCLKDAYLPQRLLDKLMFIYNYVEMARVTGVPISFLLSRGQSIKVLSQLLRKARQKNLVIPNAKQAGSEQGTFEGATVLEARAGFYEKPIATLDFASLYPSIMMAYNLCYCTLVIPEDARKLNIPPESVNRTPSGETFVKSNLQKGILPEILEELLTARKRAKADLKEAKDPLEKAVLDGRQLALKISANSVYGFTGATIGQLPCLEISSSVTSYGRQMIEHTKKIVEDKFTTVNGYEHNAEVIYGDTDSVMVQFGVSAVEEAMNLGREAAEYISGTFTKPIKLEFEKVYYPYLLISKKRYAGLFWTKPDNFDKMDTKGIETVRRDNCLLVKNLVNDCLHKILIDRDIPGAVQYVKNAISDLLMNRMDLSLLVITKGLTKTGDDYEVKAAHVELAERMRKRDAATAPNVGDRVPYVIIKAAKGAKAYEKSEDPIYVLENNIPIDPQYYLENQISKPIMRIFEPILKNASKELLHGSHTRSISISTPANSGILKFAKKQLTCIGCKALLGNGHHTLCSHCKGREAELYCKTVSQVSELEMLFGRLWTQCQECQGSLHQDVLCTSRDCPIFYRRKKAQKDMAEAKLQLDRWNF, via the exons ATGAGCAACAACGCCTCCCGGAAGCGCGCGCCGCCGCATCCGTCGCAACCTCCGCCGGCGAAGCAAGCCCTAATGACTCAGGAAGAAGAGTTCATGGACGAAGACGTGTTCATAAACGAAACCCTCGTCTCCGAGGACGAAGAATCCCTCATTCTCCGCGACATTGAGCAGCGCCAGGCCCTCGCCAACCGCCTCTCCAAGTGGACACGTCCTCCTCTCTCCGCCGGCTACGTCGCCCAATCTCGTAGCGTCC tttttCAGCAGCTAGAGATTGATTACGTGATTGGAGAGAGTCACAGGGAGTTGCTGCCGAACTCGTCTGGACCTGTCGCCATTATCAGAATATTTGGAGTTACTAAGGAAG GACACAGTGTTTGTTGCAATGTTCATGGGTTTGAACCATATTTCTACATCTGTTGCCCTCCTGGAATGGGTCCAGATGATATCTCCCATTTTCATCAAACTCTCGAG GGAAGGATGAGAGAAGCCAATAGAAACAGTAATGTGGGAAAATTCGTTCGCCGTATTGAAATGGTGCAGAGAAGGAGTATTATGTACTATCAGCAATCCAATTCCCAACCCTTTCTCAAAATTGTAGTTGCACTCCCAACAATGGTTGCCAGCTGCCGTG GTATTCTTGATAGGGGTATTCAACTTGATGGTCTGGGAATGAAGAGCTTCTTGACTTATGAAAGCAATGTACTTTTTGCCCTTCGCTTCATGATTGATTGTAACATAGTTGGTGGAAATTGGATTGAAATTCCTGCCggaaaatataagaaaacaGCGAAAAGCTTGTCTTACTGCCAGTTAGAGTTTGATTGCTT GTATTCTGAATTGATTAGTCATGCTCCAGAAGGGGAATATTCAAAGATGGCTCCGTTTCGCATTTTGAGTTTTGACATCGAGTGTGCTGGTCGTAAAGGTCATTTTCCTGAGCCTACCCATGATCCTGTTATCCAG ATTGCTAATTTGGTTACtttacaaggagaagaccagcCATTTATTCGTAATGTGATGACCCTTAAATCATGTTCTCCTATCGTTGGTGTTGATGTGATGCCATTTGAAACAGAAAGAGAAGTCCTGCTGGCTTGGAGG GATTTTATTCGTGAAGTGGACCCTGATATTATTATTGGATACAACATTTGCAAATTTGACTTGCCATATCTTATTGAG AGAGCTTTGAACCTGAAGATAGCAGAATTTCCAATTCTGGGTCGTATCAGGAACAGTAGAGTTCGAGTAAAGGATACAACTTTCTCATCAAG GCAGTACGGAACCAGGGAAAGTAAAGAAGTTGCAGTAGAAGGGAGAGTTCAGTTTGATTTACTCCAG GTTATGCAAAGAGACTATAAATTAAGTTCTTATTCACTGAATTCTGTGTCATCACACTTCCTTTCTGAGCAG AAAGAGGATGTTCATCATTCAATTATATCCGATCTTCAGAATGGAAATGCAGAAACTAGGAGGCGCCTTGCTGTGTATTGTTTGAAG GATGCATATCTCCCTCAGCGGCTTTTGGATAAATTGATGTTCATTTACAATTATGTGGAGATGGCTCGAGTAACAGGTGTCCCAATTTCTTTTCTACTTTCCAGAGGCCAAAGCATTAAG GTACTTTCTCAACTTCTTAGGAAGGCAAGGCAGAAGAATCTGGTCATTCCTAATGCCAAACAGGCTGGGTCTGAACAAGGAACATTTGAAGGTGCCACT GTATTGGAGGCAAGGGCTGGATTTTATGAAAAACCAATTGCTACTTTAGATTTTGCATCCTTGTATCCATCTATTATGATGGCCTATAACTTATGTTATTGCACTCTg GTGATCCCTGAAGATGCTCGCAAGCTCAACATACCTCCAGAGTCTGTGAACAGAACTCCATCTGGTGAAACATTTGTTAAATCAAATTTGCAGAAG GGAATACTTCCTGAAATACTTGAAGAGCTATTAACAGCCCGTAAAAGGGCAAAAGCAGACTTAAAG GAGGCCAAGGATCCCCTGGAGAAGGCAGTGCTAGATGGTAGACAGCTAGCCCTGAAG ATTAGTGCCAATTCTGTGTATGGGTTTACAGGGGCTACCATTGGTCAGTTACCATGTTTAGAGATATCATCGAGTGTAACAAGCTATG GTCGACAAATGATCGAGCACACGAAAAAAATTGTGGAAGACAAATTTACGACAGTTAATGGCTATGAACACAATGCCGAG GTAATATATGGAGACACAGATTCAGTCATGGTACAATTTGGTGTTTCTGCTGTAGAAGAAGCTATGAACTTGGGGAGAGAAGCTGCTGAATATATTAGTGGAACTTTCACAAAA CCCATCAAACTAGAATTTGAGAAGGTTTACTATCCATATCTCTTGATTAGCAAGAAGAGATATGCTGGATTGTTTTggacaaaaccagacaactttGACAAAATGGACACTAAAG GTATTGAAACAGTTCGAAGAGACAATTGTTTATTGGTAAAAAACCTGGTGAACGATTGCCTTCACAAAATATTGATTGACAGGGACATTCCTGGGGCAGTCCAGTATGTCAAGAATGCAATTTCAGATCTTCTCATGAATCGTATGGACTTATCACTTCTAGTTATTACAAAG GGTTTAACGAAGACAGGAGATGATTATGAAGTAAAGGCAGCTCATGTTGAACTTGCTGAAAGGATGCGCAAG AGAGATGCTGCCACTGCTCCAAATGTTGGAGATAGAGTACCATATGTTATTATTAAAGCTGCAAAAGGTGCTAAG GCATACGAGAAATCAGAGGATCCTATCTATGTTCTAGAGAACAACATACCAATAGATCCTCAGTACTATCTTGAGAATCAAATTAGCAAG CCAATTATGAGAATTTTTGAGCCAATTCTGAAGAATGCTAGCAAAGAACTTCTCCATGGAAGTCATACAAgatctatttctatttctactCCGGCAAACAGTGGCATATTGAAATTTGCTAAGAAACAGCTTACCTGCATTGGTTGTAAAGCTTTACTTGG CAATGGTCATCACACTCTCTGTTCACATTGCAAAGGAAGGGAGGCTGAGCTTTACTGTAAAACAGTGTCTCAAG TGTCTGAGCTGGAGATGCTTTTTGGGAGGTTGTGGACACAGTGTCAGGAGTGCCAAGGTTCACTTCATCAGGATGTTCTCTGCACAAG
- the LOC114410073 gene encoding DNA polymerase delta catalytic subunit isoform X3 — protein MSNNASRKRAPPHPSQPPPAKQALMTQEEEFMDEDVFINETLVSEDEESLILRDIEQRQALANRLSKWTRPPLSAGYVAQSRSVLFQQLEIDYVIGESHRELLPNSSGPVAIIRIFGVTKEGHSVCCNVHGFEPYFYICCPPGMGPDDISHFHQTLEGRMREANRNSNVGKFVRRIEMVQRRSIMYYQQSNSQPFLKIVVALPTMVASCRGILDRGIQLDGLGMKSFLTYESNVLFALRFMIDCNIVGGNWIEIPAGKYKKTAKSLSYCQLEFDCLYSELISHAPEGEYSKMAPFRILSFDIECAGRKGHFPEPTHDPVIQIANLVTLQGEDQPFIRNVMTLKSCSPIVGVDVMPFETEREVLLAWRDFIREVDPDIIIGYNICKFDLPYLIERALNLKIAEFPILGRIRNSRVRVKDTTFSSRQYGTRESKEVAVEGRVQFDLLQVMQRDYKLSSYSLNSVSSHFLSEQKEDVHHSIISDLQNGNAETRRRLAVYCLKDAYLPQRLLDKLMFIYNYVEMARVTGVPISFLLSRGQSIKVLSQLLRKARQKNLVIPNAKQAGSEQGTFEGATVLEARAGFYEKPIATLDFASLYPSIMMAYNLCYCTLVIPEDARKLNIPPESVNRTPSGETFVKSNLQKGILPEILEELLTARKRAKADLKEAKDPLEKAVLDGRQLALKISANSVYGFTGATIGQLPCLEISSSVTSYGRQMIEHTKKIVEDKFTTVNGYEHNAEVIYGDTDSVMVQFGVSAVEEAMNLGREAAEYISGTFTKPIKLEFEKVYYPYLLISKKRYAGLFWTKPDNFDKMDTKGIETVRRDNCLLVKNLVNDCLHKILIDRDIPGAVQYVKNAISDLLMNRMDLSLLVITK, from the exons ATGAGCAACAACGCCTCCCGGAAGCGCGCGCCGCCGCATCCGTCGCAACCTCCGCCGGCGAAGCAAGCCCTAATGACTCAGGAAGAAGAGTTCATGGACGAAGACGTGTTCATAAACGAAACCCTCGTCTCCGAGGACGAAGAATCCCTCATTCTCCGCGACATTGAGCAGCGCCAGGCCCTCGCCAACCGCCTCTCCAAGTGGACACGTCCTCCTCTCTCCGCCGGCTACGTCGCCCAATCTCGTAGCGTCC tttttCAGCAGCTAGAGATTGATTACGTGATTGGAGAGAGTCACAGGGAGTTGCTGCCGAACTCGTCTGGACCTGTCGCCATTATCAGAATATTTGGAGTTACTAAGGAAG GACACAGTGTTTGTTGCAATGTTCATGGGTTTGAACCATATTTCTACATCTGTTGCCCTCCTGGAATGGGTCCAGATGATATCTCCCATTTTCATCAAACTCTCGAG GGAAGGATGAGAGAAGCCAATAGAAACAGTAATGTGGGAAAATTCGTTCGCCGTATTGAAATGGTGCAGAGAAGGAGTATTATGTACTATCAGCAATCCAATTCCCAACCCTTTCTCAAAATTGTAGTTGCACTCCCAACAATGGTTGCCAGCTGCCGTG GTATTCTTGATAGGGGTATTCAACTTGATGGTCTGGGAATGAAGAGCTTCTTGACTTATGAAAGCAATGTACTTTTTGCCCTTCGCTTCATGATTGATTGTAACATAGTTGGTGGAAATTGGATTGAAATTCCTGCCggaaaatataagaaaacaGCGAAAAGCTTGTCTTACTGCCAGTTAGAGTTTGATTGCTT GTATTCTGAATTGATTAGTCATGCTCCAGAAGGGGAATATTCAAAGATGGCTCCGTTTCGCATTTTGAGTTTTGACATCGAGTGTGCTGGTCGTAAAGGTCATTTTCCTGAGCCTACCCATGATCCTGTTATCCAG ATTGCTAATTTGGTTACtttacaaggagaagaccagcCATTTATTCGTAATGTGATGACCCTTAAATCATGTTCTCCTATCGTTGGTGTTGATGTGATGCCATTTGAAACAGAAAGAGAAGTCCTGCTGGCTTGGAGG GATTTTATTCGTGAAGTGGACCCTGATATTATTATTGGATACAACATTTGCAAATTTGACTTGCCATATCTTATTGAG AGAGCTTTGAACCTGAAGATAGCAGAATTTCCAATTCTGGGTCGTATCAGGAACAGTAGAGTTCGAGTAAAGGATACAACTTTCTCATCAAG GCAGTACGGAACCAGGGAAAGTAAAGAAGTTGCAGTAGAAGGGAGAGTTCAGTTTGATTTACTCCAG GTTATGCAAAGAGACTATAAATTAAGTTCTTATTCACTGAATTCTGTGTCATCACACTTCCTTTCTGAGCAG AAAGAGGATGTTCATCATTCAATTATATCCGATCTTCAGAATGGAAATGCAGAAACTAGGAGGCGCCTTGCTGTGTATTGTTTGAAG GATGCATATCTCCCTCAGCGGCTTTTGGATAAATTGATGTTCATTTACAATTATGTGGAGATGGCTCGAGTAACAGGTGTCCCAATTTCTTTTCTACTTTCCAGAGGCCAAAGCATTAAG GTACTTTCTCAACTTCTTAGGAAGGCAAGGCAGAAGAATCTGGTCATTCCTAATGCCAAACAGGCTGGGTCTGAACAAGGAACATTTGAAGGTGCCACT GTATTGGAGGCAAGGGCTGGATTTTATGAAAAACCAATTGCTACTTTAGATTTTGCATCCTTGTATCCATCTATTATGATGGCCTATAACTTATGTTATTGCACTCTg GTGATCCCTGAAGATGCTCGCAAGCTCAACATACCTCCAGAGTCTGTGAACAGAACTCCATCTGGTGAAACATTTGTTAAATCAAATTTGCAGAAG GGAATACTTCCTGAAATACTTGAAGAGCTATTAACAGCCCGTAAAAGGGCAAAAGCAGACTTAAAG GAGGCCAAGGATCCCCTGGAGAAGGCAGTGCTAGATGGTAGACAGCTAGCCCTGAAG ATTAGTGCCAATTCTGTGTATGGGTTTACAGGGGCTACCATTGGTCAGTTACCATGTTTAGAGATATCATCGAGTGTAACAAGCTATG GTCGACAAATGATCGAGCACACGAAAAAAATTGTGGAAGACAAATTTACGACAGTTAATGGCTATGAACACAATGCCGAG GTAATATATGGAGACACAGATTCAGTCATGGTACAATTTGGTGTTTCTGCTGTAGAAGAAGCTATGAACTTGGGGAGAGAAGCTGCTGAATATATTAGTGGAACTTTCACAAAA CCCATCAAACTAGAATTTGAGAAGGTTTACTATCCATATCTCTTGATTAGCAAGAAGAGATATGCTGGATTGTTTTggacaaaaccagacaactttGACAAAATGGACACTAAAG GTATTGAAACAGTTCGAAGAGACAATTGTTTATTGGTAAAAAACCTGGTGAACGATTGCCTTCACAAAATATTGATTGACAGGGACATTCCTGGGGCAGTCCAGTATGTCAAGAATGCAATTTCAGATCTTCTCATGAATCGTATGGACTTATCACTTCTAGTTATTACAAAG TAG
- the LOC114410073 gene encoding DNA polymerase delta catalytic subunit isoform X2 codes for MSNNASRKRAPPHPSQPPPAKQALMTQEEEFMDEDVFINETLVSEDEESLILRDIEQRQALANRLSKWTRPPLSAGYVAQSRSVLFQQLEIDYVIGESHRELLPNSSGPVAIIRIFGVTKEGHSVCCNVHGFEPYFYICCPPGMGPDDISHFHQTLEGRMREANRNSNVGKFVRRIEMVQRRSIMYYQQSNSQPFLKIVVALPTMVASCRGILDRGIQLDGLGMKSFLTYESNVLFALRFMIDCNIVGGNWIEIPAGKYKKTAKSLSYCQLEFDCLYSELISHAPEGEYSKMAPFRILSFDIECAGRKGHFPEPTHDPVIQIANLVTLQGEDQPFIRNVMTLKSCSPIVGVDVMPFETEREVLLAWRDFIREVDPDIIIGYNICKFDLPYLIERALNLKIAEFPILGRIRNSRVRVKDTTFSSRQYGTRESKEVAVEGRVQFDLLQVMQRDYKLSSYSLNSVSSHFLSEQKEDVHHSIISDLQNGNAETRRRLAVYCLKDAYLPQRLLDKLMFIYNYVEMARVTGVPISFLLSRGQSIKVLSQLLRKARQKNLVIPNAKQAGSEQGTFEGATVLEARAGFYEKPIATLDFASLYPSIMMAYNLCYCTLVIPEDARKLNIPPESVNRTPSGETFVKSNLQKEAKDPLEKAVLDGRQLALKISANSVYGFTGATIGQLPCLEISSSVTSYGRQMIEHTKKIVEDKFTTVNGYEHNAEVIYGDTDSVMVQFGVSAVEEAMNLGREAAEYISGTFTKPIKLEFEKVYYPYLLISKKRYAGLFWTKPDNFDKMDTKGIETVRRDNCLLVKNLVNDCLHKILIDRDIPGAVQYVKNAISDLLMNRMDLSLLVITKGLTKTGDDYEVKAAHVELAERMRKRDAATAPNVGDRVPYVIIKAAKGAKAYEKSEDPIYVLENNIPIDPQYYLENQISKPIMRIFEPILKNASKELLHGSHTRSISISTPANSGILKFAKKQLTCIGCKALLGNGHHTLCSHCKGREAELYCKTVSQVSELEMLFGRLWTQCQECQGSLHQDVLCTSRDCPIFYRRKKAQKDMAEAKLQLDRWNF; via the exons ATGAGCAACAACGCCTCCCGGAAGCGCGCGCCGCCGCATCCGTCGCAACCTCCGCCGGCGAAGCAAGCCCTAATGACTCAGGAAGAAGAGTTCATGGACGAAGACGTGTTCATAAACGAAACCCTCGTCTCCGAGGACGAAGAATCCCTCATTCTCCGCGACATTGAGCAGCGCCAGGCCCTCGCCAACCGCCTCTCCAAGTGGACACGTCCTCCTCTCTCCGCCGGCTACGTCGCCCAATCTCGTAGCGTCC tttttCAGCAGCTAGAGATTGATTACGTGATTGGAGAGAGTCACAGGGAGTTGCTGCCGAACTCGTCTGGACCTGTCGCCATTATCAGAATATTTGGAGTTACTAAGGAAG GACACAGTGTTTGTTGCAATGTTCATGGGTTTGAACCATATTTCTACATCTGTTGCCCTCCTGGAATGGGTCCAGATGATATCTCCCATTTTCATCAAACTCTCGAG GGAAGGATGAGAGAAGCCAATAGAAACAGTAATGTGGGAAAATTCGTTCGCCGTATTGAAATGGTGCAGAGAAGGAGTATTATGTACTATCAGCAATCCAATTCCCAACCCTTTCTCAAAATTGTAGTTGCACTCCCAACAATGGTTGCCAGCTGCCGTG GTATTCTTGATAGGGGTATTCAACTTGATGGTCTGGGAATGAAGAGCTTCTTGACTTATGAAAGCAATGTACTTTTTGCCCTTCGCTTCATGATTGATTGTAACATAGTTGGTGGAAATTGGATTGAAATTCCTGCCggaaaatataagaaaacaGCGAAAAGCTTGTCTTACTGCCAGTTAGAGTTTGATTGCTT GTATTCTGAATTGATTAGTCATGCTCCAGAAGGGGAATATTCAAAGATGGCTCCGTTTCGCATTTTGAGTTTTGACATCGAGTGTGCTGGTCGTAAAGGTCATTTTCCTGAGCCTACCCATGATCCTGTTATCCAG ATTGCTAATTTGGTTACtttacaaggagaagaccagcCATTTATTCGTAATGTGATGACCCTTAAATCATGTTCTCCTATCGTTGGTGTTGATGTGATGCCATTTGAAACAGAAAGAGAAGTCCTGCTGGCTTGGAGG GATTTTATTCGTGAAGTGGACCCTGATATTATTATTGGATACAACATTTGCAAATTTGACTTGCCATATCTTATTGAG AGAGCTTTGAACCTGAAGATAGCAGAATTTCCAATTCTGGGTCGTATCAGGAACAGTAGAGTTCGAGTAAAGGATACAACTTTCTCATCAAG GCAGTACGGAACCAGGGAAAGTAAAGAAGTTGCAGTAGAAGGGAGAGTTCAGTTTGATTTACTCCAG GTTATGCAAAGAGACTATAAATTAAGTTCTTATTCACTGAATTCTGTGTCATCACACTTCCTTTCTGAGCAG AAAGAGGATGTTCATCATTCAATTATATCCGATCTTCAGAATGGAAATGCAGAAACTAGGAGGCGCCTTGCTGTGTATTGTTTGAAG GATGCATATCTCCCTCAGCGGCTTTTGGATAAATTGATGTTCATTTACAATTATGTGGAGATGGCTCGAGTAACAGGTGTCCCAATTTCTTTTCTACTTTCCAGAGGCCAAAGCATTAAG GTACTTTCTCAACTTCTTAGGAAGGCAAGGCAGAAGAATCTGGTCATTCCTAATGCCAAACAGGCTGGGTCTGAACAAGGAACATTTGAAGGTGCCACT GTATTGGAGGCAAGGGCTGGATTTTATGAAAAACCAATTGCTACTTTAGATTTTGCATCCTTGTATCCATCTATTATGATGGCCTATAACTTATGTTATTGCACTCTg GTGATCCCTGAAGATGCTCGCAAGCTCAACATACCTCCAGAGTCTGTGAACAGAACTCCATCTGGTGAAACATTTGTTAAATCAAATTTGCAGAAG GAGGCCAAGGATCCCCTGGAGAAGGCAGTGCTAGATGGTAGACAGCTAGCCCTGAAG ATTAGTGCCAATTCTGTGTATGGGTTTACAGGGGCTACCATTGGTCAGTTACCATGTTTAGAGATATCATCGAGTGTAACAAGCTATG GTCGACAAATGATCGAGCACACGAAAAAAATTGTGGAAGACAAATTTACGACAGTTAATGGCTATGAACACAATGCCGAG GTAATATATGGAGACACAGATTCAGTCATGGTACAATTTGGTGTTTCTGCTGTAGAAGAAGCTATGAACTTGGGGAGAGAAGCTGCTGAATATATTAGTGGAACTTTCACAAAA CCCATCAAACTAGAATTTGAGAAGGTTTACTATCCATATCTCTTGATTAGCAAGAAGAGATATGCTGGATTGTTTTggacaaaaccagacaactttGACAAAATGGACACTAAAG GTATTGAAACAGTTCGAAGAGACAATTGTTTATTGGTAAAAAACCTGGTGAACGATTGCCTTCACAAAATATTGATTGACAGGGACATTCCTGGGGCAGTCCAGTATGTCAAGAATGCAATTTCAGATCTTCTCATGAATCGTATGGACTTATCACTTCTAGTTATTACAAAG GGTTTAACGAAGACAGGAGATGATTATGAAGTAAAGGCAGCTCATGTTGAACTTGCTGAAAGGATGCGCAAG AGAGATGCTGCCACTGCTCCAAATGTTGGAGATAGAGTACCATATGTTATTATTAAAGCTGCAAAAGGTGCTAAG GCATACGAGAAATCAGAGGATCCTATCTATGTTCTAGAGAACAACATACCAATAGATCCTCAGTACTATCTTGAGAATCAAATTAGCAAG CCAATTATGAGAATTTTTGAGCCAATTCTGAAGAATGCTAGCAAAGAACTTCTCCATGGAAGTCATACAAgatctatttctatttctactCCGGCAAACAGTGGCATATTGAAATTTGCTAAGAAACAGCTTACCTGCATTGGTTGTAAAGCTTTACTTGG CAATGGTCATCACACTCTCTGTTCACATTGCAAAGGAAGGGAGGCTGAGCTTTACTGTAAAACAGTGTCTCAAG TGTCTGAGCTGGAGATGCTTTTTGGGAGGTTGTGGACACAGTGTCAGGAGTGCCAAGGTTCACTTCATCAGGATGTTCTCTGCACAAG